One part of the Funiculus sociatus GB2-C1 genome encodes these proteins:
- a CDS encoding S-methyl-5'-thioadenosine phosphorylase, with protein MAQARIGIIGGSGLYKMEALKDVEEVQISTPFGFPSDALILGTLDGTRVAFLARHGRNHTLLPSELPFRANIHAMKQLGVEYLISASAVGSLKEEAKPLDMVVPDQFIDRTKNRVSTFFGEGIVAHIAFADPVCNKLALVVADAIASLNLPDVTLHRGGTYVCMEGPAFSTKAESHLYRSWGATIIGMTNLPEAKLAREAEIAYATLALVTDYDCWHPDHDSVTVEMVIANLQRNAANAQKVIQETVRRLSENPPVSDAHSALKYAILTRLDNVPAETKEKMELLLKKYL; from the coding sequence ATGGCTCAGGCTCGTATTGGGATTATAGGTGGTAGTGGTCTTTACAAAATGGAAGCGCTCAAAGATGTGGAAGAGGTGCAAATCTCTACACCTTTTGGCTTTCCCTCTGATGCGTTGATATTGGGAACTTTAGATGGAACGCGAGTGGCTTTCCTGGCCCGTCACGGTCGAAATCACACGCTTTTGCCGTCTGAGTTGCCATTTCGAGCGAATATCCACGCCATGAAGCAGCTAGGGGTCGAATATCTGATTTCTGCTTCCGCTGTTGGTTCCTTGAAGGAAGAAGCTAAACCTTTGGACATGGTAGTACCGGATCAATTTATTGACAGGACAAAAAATCGAGTTTCCACTTTTTTCGGAGAAGGAATTGTAGCGCACATTGCTTTTGCCGATCCGGTGTGTAATAAATTGGCTCTTGTTGTGGCGGATGCGATCGCATCCCTAAATTTACCAGATGTCACCCTCCATCGCGGCGGTACGTATGTCTGCATGGAAGGGCCAGCGTTTTCTACTAAAGCTGAATCCCATCTTTACCGTAGTTGGGGCGCGACAATTATTGGGATGACAAATTTACCGGAGGCGAAGTTAGCTAGAGAAGCTGAAATTGCCTATGCAACTTTAGCCTTAGTTACAGATTACGATTGTTGGCACCCAGATCACGATAGCGTAACCGTAGAAATGGTGATTGCTAATCTGCAACGCAATGCAGCGAATGCTCAAAAAGTAATTCAAGAAACTGTCCGCCGTCTAAGTGAAAATCCTCCAGTTTCTGATGCTCATTCTGCTTTGAAGTATGCAATTTTAACTCGCCTGGATAATGTTCCGGCGGAAACTAAGGAGAAGATGGAGTTGCTTTTGAAAAAGTATTTGTAA